In Mycolicibacterium mucogenicum DSM 44124, the following are encoded in one genomic region:
- a CDS encoding protein kinase domain-containing protein: MLLTQEILEPYDCRVQPSRQPDPLIGAVLDGRYRVDAPIASGGMSTVYRGVDTRLDRLVALKVMDSRYSGDQQFLTRFQREARAAAGLKSPGLVAVYDQGFDGRHPFLVMELVEGGTLRELLRERGPMPPHAVAAVLAPMLDGLAVAHEAGLVHRDIKPENVLISDSGEVKIADFGLVRAVAEAKITSTSVILGTAAYLSPEQVSTGDADPRSDVYSVGILAYELLTGTTPFTGDNPLSVAYQRLDQDVPPPSSAIAGVPKQFDDLVACATARVADDRYLDAGDMGAELAAIVTDLGLPEFRVPAPTNSAQHTAAAAQRGRAERTTVATGRATAPKPAPQHTLQFTMDPAMDPALLESPVVTKQFAGIDLDDFAWARQRSRRAVLFWLIAILTLTALVAAGAWTLGTNIDGLF, from the coding sequence ATGCTGCTCACGCAGGAGATTCTAGAGCCGTACGATTGCCGGGTGCAGCCATCCCGACAACCGGACCCACTTATCGGTGCGGTGCTGGACGGGCGCTACCGCGTGGATGCGCCGATTGCCAGTGGCGGCATGTCGACGGTGTACCGCGGTGTGGACACCCGGCTCGACCGCCTGGTGGCACTCAAGGTCATGGATTCGCGGTACTCCGGCGATCAGCAGTTCCTGACGCGCTTCCAGCGCGAGGCCCGCGCCGCCGCCGGCCTGAAAAGCCCTGGGCTGGTGGCGGTTTACGACCAGGGTTTCGACGGTCGGCACCCGTTCCTGGTGATGGAACTCGTCGAGGGCGGGACGCTGCGCGAGTTGCTGCGCGAGCGCGGCCCGATGCCTCCGCACGCCGTGGCGGCCGTGCTGGCCCCCATGCTCGACGGTCTGGCGGTGGCCCACGAGGCGGGCCTGGTGCACCGCGACATCAAGCCCGAGAACGTCCTGATCTCCGACAGCGGTGAGGTCAAGATCGCCGACTTCGGACTCGTGCGCGCCGTCGCTGAGGCCAAGATCACGTCGACGAGCGTGATCCTCGGCACCGCGGCGTATCTCTCCCCCGAACAGGTCAGCACCGGCGACGCCGATCCGCGCAGCGACGTCTACTCCGTCGGCATCCTGGCCTACGAGCTGCTGACCGGCACCACGCCGTTCACCGGCGACAATCCCCTCAGCGTCGCGTATCAGCGACTGGACCAGGACGTGCCGCCGCCGAGTTCGGCAATCGCCGGTGTGCCAAAGCAATTCGACGACCTGGTGGCCTGCGCGACGGCCCGCGTGGCCGACGACCGCTACCTCGACGCCGGCGACATGGGGGCCGAGCTCGCCGCGATCGTCACCGACCTGGGACTGCCCGAATTCCGGGTCCCGGCGCCGACGAACTCGGCGCAGCACACCGCGGCGGCGGCCCAGCGTGGCCGTGCCGAGCGCACCACGGTCGCGACGGGCCGGGCAACCGCCCCGAAGCCGGCACCGCAGCACACCCTGCAGTTCACCATGGACCCGGCGATGGACCCCGCATTGCTCGAATCACCCGTGGTGACAAAGCAATTCGCCGGCATCGACCTGGACGACTTTGCCTGGGCGCGGCAGCGGTCGCGACGCGCGGTGCTGTTCTGGCTCATCGCGATCCTGACGCTGACCGCGTTGGTCGCCGCCGGCGCCTGGACCCTCGGCACCAACATCGACGGGCTGTTCTAG
- a CDS encoding Rv2175c family DNA-binding protein encodes MSSIPAAEDVIDPDEAVYDLPAVASMLGIPVTKVHQQLRDGHLLGVRRNGAIVVPKLFFDAKGHVVKQLPGLLVLLRDGGYHETDIVRWLFTADESLTLTRDGTTERVANARPVDALHSHQAREVLRRAQAMAY; translated from the coding sequence GTGAGCAGCATTCCGGCCGCCGAGGACGTTATCGATCCCGATGAAGCGGTCTACGACCTTCCCGCAGTGGCATCCATGCTGGGTATCCCGGTGACCAAAGTGCACCAGCAGTTGCGGGACGGACATCTCCTCGGAGTGCGCCGGAACGGTGCCATCGTGGTGCCCAAGCTCTTCTTCGACGCGAAGGGACATGTGGTCAAGCAGCTGCCGGGCCTGCTCGTCTTGCTGCGCGACGGTGGCTACCACGAGACCGACATCGTGCGGTGGTTGTTCACCGCCGACGAGTCGCTGACCCTGACCCGCGACGGCACCACCGAGCGCGTCGCCAATGCGCGTCCGGTCGACGCGCTGCATTCGCACCAGGCCAGGGAAGTGCTGCGGCGCGCTCAGGCTATGGCGTACTAG
- a CDS encoding class II 3-deoxy-7-phosphoheptulonate synthase, with the protein MNWTVDVPIDQLPELPPLPEDLRTRLADALSRPAAQQPSWPADQAAAMRKVLESVPPITVPSEIEKLKLQLADVAQGKAFLLQGGDCAETFVDNTEPHIRANIRTLLQMAVVLTYGASMPVVKVARIAGQYAKPRSSDTDSLGLTSYRGDMVNGFDPDPAVRVHDASRLVRAYANASAAMNLVRALTSSGLASLQQVHEWNREFVRTSPAGARYEALAAEIDRGLNFMTACGVNDRNLQTAEIYASHEALVLDYERAMLRLSTEFDEPRLYDLSAHYVWIGERTRQLDHAHIAFVETIANPIGIKIGPTTTPEMAVEYVERLDPHNIPGRLTLVSRMGNGKVRDVLPGIIQKVEASGHQVIWQCDPMHGNTHESSTGYKTRHFDRIVDEVQGFFEVHRALGTHPGGIHVEITGENVTECLGGAQDISDDDLAGRYETACDPRLNTQQSLELAFLVAEMLRD; encoded by the coding sequence GTGAACTGGACCGTCGACGTACCCATCGACCAGCTGCCCGAGCTGCCCCCGCTGCCCGAGGACCTGCGCACGCGCCTTGCCGACGCGCTGTCCCGTCCGGCCGCGCAGCAGCCCAGCTGGCCTGCGGACCAGGCTGCTGCGATGCGCAAGGTGCTCGAGAGCGTGCCGCCCATCACCGTGCCGTCCGAGATCGAGAAGCTCAAGCTGCAGCTGGCCGACGTGGCGCAGGGCAAGGCGTTCCTGCTGCAGGGCGGCGACTGCGCCGAGACGTTCGTCGACAACACCGAGCCGCACATCCGGGCCAACATCCGGACCCTGCTGCAGATGGCCGTCGTGCTGACGTACGGCGCCAGCATGCCGGTGGTCAAGGTGGCCCGCATCGCCGGGCAGTACGCCAAGCCGCGCTCGTCGGACACCGACTCGCTGGGCCTGACGTCCTACCGCGGTGACATGGTCAACGGTTTCGACCCGGACCCCGCGGTGCGCGTGCACGACGCGTCGCGCCTGGTGCGGGCCTACGCCAACGCGAGCGCCGCGATGAACCTGGTGCGGGCGCTGACCTCGTCGGGTCTGGCGTCGCTGCAGCAGGTGCACGAATGGAACCGCGAGTTCGTCCGCACGTCGCCGGCGGGTGCCCGGTACGAGGCGCTGGCGGCCGAGATCGACCGTGGCCTGAACTTCATGACGGCCTGCGGCGTCAACGACCGCAACCTGCAGACCGCCGAGATCTACGCCAGCCACGAGGCCCTGGTGCTCGACTACGAGCGCGCCATGCTGCGCCTGTCCACCGAGTTCGACGAACCGCGCCTGTACGACCTGTCGGCGCACTACGTCTGGATCGGCGAGCGCACCCGTCAGCTGGACCACGCGCACATCGCGTTCGTCGAGACCATCGCCAACCCGATCGGCATCAAGATCGGCCCGACGACGACGCCCGAGATGGCCGTCGAGTACGTGGAACGCCTTGACCCGCACAACATTCCGGGCCGGCTCACGCTGGTCAGCCGGATGGGCAACGGCAAGGTGCGCGACGTGCTGCCGGGCATCATCCAGAAGGTGGAGGCCTCCGGCCACCAGGTCATCTGGCAGTGCGACCCGATGCACGGCAACACCCACGAGAGCTCGACGGGCTACAAGACCCGGCACTTCGACCGCATCGTCGACGAGGTGCAGGGCTTCTTCGAGGTGCACCGCGCGCTGGGCACGCACCCGGGCGGCATCCACGTCGAGATCACCGGCGAGAACGTCACCGAATGTCTTGGTGGCGCGCAGGATATCTCCGACGACGACCTGGCCGGCCGCTACGAGACGGCCTGCGACCCGCGCCTGAACACCCAGCAGAGCCTGGAGTTGGCGTTCCTCGTCGCGGAGATGCTGCGCGACTAG
- the sigC gene encoding RNA polymerase sigma factor SigC, which translates to MNSRGDDDEVTRLALAAGRGDRAALEQFIKATQRDVWRTVAYLDEPGSADDLTQETYLRALGSLPRFRGRSTARTWLLSIARRVVVDHIRRKQCRPRSSAAIEPETVIDMHQPTARFEDIVEIRMLLDGVDADRREALLLTQVLGLSYAEAAEICGCPVGTIRSRVARARDDLLRAGNQDQSAG; encoded by the coding sequence GTGAACAGCCGCGGCGACGACGACGAGGTGACCCGCCTGGCACTGGCGGCCGGCCGGGGCGATCGCGCCGCATTGGAGCAGTTCATCAAGGCTACCCAGCGCGATGTCTGGCGCACCGTCGCCTATCTCGACGAGCCCGGCAGCGCCGACGACCTGACGCAGGAGACCTACCTGCGCGCCCTCGGCTCACTGCCCCGGTTCCGCGGCCGGTCGACGGCCCGCACCTGGCTGTTGTCGATCGCCCGCCGCGTCGTCGTCGACCACATCCGGCGCAAGCAGTGCCGGCCGCGCAGCAGCGCCGCCATCGAGCCCGAGACCGTCATCGACATGCACCAGCCGACCGCCCGGTTCGAGGACATCGTCGAAATCCGCATGCTGCTCGACGGCGTCGACGCCGACCGCCGGGAAGCACTGCTGCTGACCCAGGTGCTGGGCCTGTCCTACGCCGAGGCCGCCGAAATCTGCGGCTGCCCCGTCGGCACCATCCGCTCCCGGGTCGCCCGGGCCCGCGACGACCTGCTGCGCGCGGGGAACCAGGACCAGAGCGCGGGCTGA
- a CDS encoding heavy metal translocating P-type ATPase yields MTCGACSARVERTLNKMPGVRASVNFGTRVATVDALPEVADSDLCDAIRKAGYEAEPRSGVIAGDRDDEDLSHANYLLRRLLVAAVLFVPLADLSVMFAVVPSTRFTGWQWVLTALALPVVTWAAWPFHRVALRNARNRAVSMETLISVGVSAATVWSLYTVFFGHHATEATGIWQALVGSDAIYFEVAAGVTVFVLAGRYFEARAKSKAGSALRALAALSAKNVTILLADGTEMVIPAEELAEQQKFVVRPGQTIAADGLVVEGSAAVDTSVMTGEAKPVRATPGSSVIGGTIVLDGRLIVEAAAVGADTQFAGMVRLVEEAQAQKAESQRLADRIASVFVPCVFAIAALTALGWTLAGAGPDKVFASALAVLVIACPCALGLATPTAMMVASGRGAQLGIFLKGHRSLEAIRAVDTVVFDKTGTLTTGHLAVTAVTAADGWESDDVLALAAAVESASEHAVAVAITTSAPEHAEVVDFQAVPGRGVVGTVGEREVRIGKPSWAAGGAAVPAALAEARRGAESRGETVVFVAVDDELCGAIAVADAVRESAAGAIAALHERGLKTILLTGDNPAAAAAVGAAVGIDDVIADVLPDGKVDVIQQLRDRGRMVAMVGDGINDGPALACADLGLAIGRGTDVAIGAADIILVRDSLDSVPQALDLAKATMRTIQMNLVWAFGYNIAAIPVAAAGLLNPLIAGAAMAFSSFFVVSNSLRLRNFK; encoded by the coding sequence ATGACGTGTGGCGCCTGCTCCGCGCGGGTCGAGCGGACGCTCAACAAGATGCCGGGTGTCCGCGCCTCGGTGAACTTCGGCACCCGCGTCGCCACGGTCGACGCCCTTCCCGAGGTTGCCGATTCCGATCTGTGCGACGCGATCCGCAAGGCCGGCTACGAAGCCGAGCCCCGCTCCGGGGTGATCGCCGGCGACCGCGACGACGAGGACCTCTCGCACGCCAACTATCTGCTGCGCCGCCTGCTGGTGGCCGCGGTGCTGTTCGTCCCGCTCGCCGATCTGTCGGTGATGTTCGCCGTCGTCCCCAGCACCCGTTTCACCGGCTGGCAGTGGGTGCTCACCGCGCTGGCGCTGCCGGTCGTCACGTGGGCCGCCTGGCCGTTCCACCGCGTCGCGCTGCGCAATGCCCGCAATCGCGCGGTCTCCATGGAGACCCTGATCTCGGTCGGCGTGTCCGCGGCCACGGTCTGGTCGCTCTACACGGTTTTCTTCGGACACCACGCCACCGAGGCCACCGGCATCTGGCAGGCCCTGGTCGGCAGTGACGCGATCTACTTCGAGGTCGCGGCCGGCGTCACGGTGTTCGTGCTGGCGGGCCGCTATTTCGAGGCCCGCGCCAAGTCCAAGGCGGGCAGTGCGCTGCGGGCGCTCGCGGCGCTGAGCGCGAAGAACGTCACGATCCTGCTCGCCGACGGCACCGAGATGGTGATCCCCGCCGAGGAGCTCGCCGAACAGCAGAAGTTCGTGGTGCGGCCCGGTCAGACGATCGCGGCCGACGGACTCGTGGTCGAGGGCTCGGCCGCCGTCGACACCAGCGTGATGACGGGCGAGGCCAAGCCGGTCCGGGCGACGCCCGGCAGCAGCGTCATCGGCGGCACGATCGTCCTCGACGGACGCCTGATCGTGGAGGCCGCGGCCGTCGGCGCCGACACCCAGTTCGCCGGCATGGTGCGGCTCGTCGAGGAAGCGCAGGCGCAGAAGGCCGAGTCGCAGCGCCTGGCCGACCGCATCGCCTCGGTGTTCGTACCGTGCGTCTTCGCCATCGCCGCACTGACCGCGCTGGGCTGGACCCTGGCAGGCGCCGGTCCCGACAAGGTTTTCGCCTCCGCGTTGGCGGTCCTGGTGATCGCGTGCCCGTGTGCGCTGGGTCTGGCCACGCCGACGGCGATGATGGTGGCGTCCGGACGCGGCGCGCAACTCGGCATCTTCCTCAAGGGACACCGGTCGCTCGAGGCGATCCGGGCCGTCGACACCGTCGTCTTCGACAAGACGGGCACCCTGACCACCGGGCACCTGGCCGTCACCGCGGTCACCGCTGCCGACGGTTGGGAGTCCGACGACGTGCTGGCCCTCGCCGCGGCAGTGGAGTCGGCTTCCGAGCACGCGGTCGCGGTGGCCATCACCACGTCGGCGCCCGAGCATGCGGAAGTCGTTGATTTCCAGGCTGTTCCCGGTCGTGGCGTCGTCGGCACCGTGGGGGAGCGCGAGGTGCGCATCGGCAAGCCGTCCTGGGCGGCCGGCGGCGCGGCGGTGCCCGCGGCCCTCGCCGAAGCGCGGCGCGGCGCCGAATCCCGCGGCGAGACAGTCGTTTTCGTGGCCGTCGACGACGAGCTGTGCGGTGCCATCGCGGTCGCCGACGCGGTGCGCGAATCGGCGGCGGGCGCCATCGCGGCGCTGCACGAGCGTGGTCTGAAGACCATCTTGCTGACCGGCGACAACCCGGCGGCCGCTGCCGCGGTGGGTGCCGCCGTGGGGATCGACGACGTCATCGCCGATGTGCTGCCGGACGGCAAGGTCGACGTCATCCAGCAGCTGCGCGACCGCGGTCGCATGGTCGCGATGGTCGGTGACGGCATCAACGACGGCCCGGCGCTGGCCTGTGCGGATCTGGGTCTGGCCATCGGCCGTGGCACGGACGTCGCGATCGGCGCCGCCGACATCATCCTGGTTCGCGACAGCCTGGATTCGGTGCCGCAGGCCCTCGACCTGGCCAAGGCGACCATGCGCACCATCCAGATGAACCTGGTGTGGGCCTTCGGCTACAACATCGCCGCCATCCCGGTGGCGGCGGCCGGGCTGCTCAACCCGCTGATCGCGGGCGCGGCGATGGCCTTCTCGTCGTTCTTCGTGGTGTCGAACAGCCTGCGGCTGCGCAACTTCAAGTGA
- a CDS encoding zf-HC2 domain-containing protein: MECEIAREALSARMDGEHEPVPARRVDEHLASCPECRQWHDELDSQMQLLRGLIAADRTRITTVADTVSPPALPETRTGLDWLRIGLAVVGTIQIVLAVLQAAGVSIGVHVGHTMGGHVVNESTAWSVALGVGMLVAAARPAAAMGLAIVGGVFTLVLTGYVVVDGLTGAVGAVRMLSHLPALAGVVLTVLVWRRHAGEPPRPDRDAAPTLDDITLPDNASRGRRRGHLWPTDGNAA; encoded by the coding sequence GTGGAGTGCGAGATTGCCCGGGAGGCGCTGTCCGCGCGCATGGACGGCGAGCACGAACCCGTCCCCGCGCGCCGCGTCGACGAGCACCTGGCGTCCTGCCCCGAGTGCCGGCAGTGGCACGACGAGCTGGACAGCCAGATGCAGCTGCTGCGCGGACTGATCGCCGCCGACCGCACCCGGATCACCACGGTGGCCGACACGGTCTCGCCACCCGCCCTTCCCGAGACCCGCACCGGCCTCGACTGGCTGCGCATCGGCCTCGCGGTGGTGGGCACCATCCAGATCGTCCTGGCCGTGCTGCAGGCGGCCGGCGTCAGCATCGGCGTGCACGTCGGGCACACCATGGGCGGGCACGTGGTCAACGAGTCGACGGCCTGGTCCGTCGCCCTCGGCGTCGGCATGCTGGTCGCCGCCGCCCGGCCTGCCGCGGCGATGGGCCTGGCGATCGTCGGCGGGGTCTTCACCCTCGTACTCACCGGCTACGTCGTCGTCGACGGGCTGACCGGCGCGGTCGGTGCGGTCCGCATGCTGAGCCATCTGCCGGCGCTGGCCGGCGTGGTGCTGACCGTGCTGGTGTGGCGCCGCCATGCCGGCGAGCCCCCGCGGCCGGACCGCGACGCGGCACCCACGCTCGACGACATCACGCTGCCGGACAACGCCTCCCGCGGCCGCCGCCGGGGCCACTTGTGGCCGACCGACGGCAACGCGGCCTAG
- a CDS encoding alpha-(1->6)-mannopyranosyltransferase A, which produces MSTSTTAPGALARLTAFGRSDEGRPALLGFAGAILIALGGLGAGSTRQHDPLLESMHLSWFRFGHGLVVSSILLWTGVALMLVAWLALGRRVVDRTATDYTMIATTGFWLAPLLLSVPVFSRDTYSYLAQGALLRDGLDPYLVGPVDNPNSLLDNVSPIWTTTTAPYGPAFILVAKFVTMIVGDHVVEGTMLLRLCMLPGLVMLIWAAPRVARHVGANSAAALWICVLNPLVIIHLMGGVHNEMLMVGLMMAAIALTFERHPIAGVSLIALAVAVKATAGLALPFMVWVWMRQLRERHPWGQVRAWLAATAASGVIFTVVFAVVTVAAGVGLGWLTALAGSVKIVNWLTVPTAVANLIHAIGGLFTTVSFYAVLDVTRIIGIAIIAISLPLLWWRFRHTDREALIGIALVMAVVVLFVPAALPWYYTWPLAIVSALAQSRSAVAAIAGFSTWIMVIFKPDGSHGMYSWLHVILATGCAVAAWYSLAHAPEPKTTAAEPASTP; this is translated from the coding sequence ATGTCGACCTCGACCACGGCCCCCGGGGCGCTGGCCCGGCTCACCGCCTTCGGACGATCCGACGAGGGCCGCCCCGCGCTGCTCGGCTTCGCCGGCGCCATCCTGATCGCCCTCGGCGGCCTCGGCGCCGGCAGCACCCGGCAGCACGATCCCCTGCTGGAGTCGATGCACCTGTCGTGGTTCCGGTTCGGCCACGGGCTGGTGGTGTCGTCGATCCTGCTGTGGACCGGCGTGGCCCTGATGCTGGTCGCCTGGCTGGCGCTGGGCCGGCGCGTCGTCGACCGCACCGCGACCGACTACACCATGATCGCGACGACCGGCTTCTGGCTGGCGCCGCTGCTGCTGAGCGTGCCGGTGTTCAGCCGCGACACCTACTCCTACCTGGCGCAGGGCGCGCTGCTGCGCGACGGGCTGGACCCCTACCTCGTCGGGCCGGTGGACAACCCGAACTCGTTGCTGGACAACGTCAGTCCCATCTGGACCACCACCACCGCGCCCTATGGCCCGGCATTCATCCTGGTGGCCAAGTTCGTCACCATGATCGTCGGCGACCACGTCGTCGAGGGCACCATGCTGCTGCGGCTGTGCATGCTGCCCGGCCTGGTCATGCTGATCTGGGCGGCGCCCCGCGTGGCCCGCCATGTCGGCGCCAACAGCGCTGCCGCCCTGTGGATTTGCGTCCTCAACCCGCTGGTGATCATCCACCTGATGGGTGGCGTCCACAACGAGATGCTGATGGTCGGCCTGATGATGGCCGCCATCGCGCTGACCTTCGAACGGCATCCCATCGCCGGCGTCAGCCTGATCGCCCTCGCGGTGGCCGTGAAAGCGACCGCGGGACTGGCACTTCCGTTCATGGTGTGGGTCTGGATGCGCCAGTTGCGCGAACGGCACCCGTGGGGTCAGGTCCGCGCCTGGCTGGCGGCCACCGCGGCGTCCGGAGTGATCTTCACCGTGGTGTTCGCCGTGGTGACGGTCGCGGCGGGCGTCGGGCTCGGCTGGCTGACGGCACTTGCCGGTTCGGTGAAGATCGTCAACTGGCTGACCGTCCCGACCGCGGTGGCCAATCTGATCCACGCCATCGGCGGACTGTTCACCACCGTCAGCTTCTACGCGGTGCTGGACGTCACCCGCATCATCGGCATCGCGATCATCGCGATCTCACTTCCCTTGCTGTGGTGGCGATTCCGGCACACCGACCGGGAAGCGCTGATCGGCATCGCGCTGGTGATGGCGGTCGTGGTGCTGTTCGTGCCTGCCGCGCTGCCCTGGTACTACACCTGGCCGCTGGCGATCGTCTCGGCACTGGCGCAGAGCCGGTCGGCTGTCGCCGCGATCGCCGGGTTCTCGACCTGGATCATGGTGATCTTCAAACCCGACGGCTCGCACGGCATGTACTCGTGGCTTCACGTCATCCTGGCGACGGGATGCGCGGTAGCCGCCTGGTATTCGCTGGCGCACGCGCCGGAGCCGAAGACGACGGCGGCCGAGCCGGCTAGTACGCCATAG
- a CDS encoding DUF5134 domain-containing protein, with amino-acid sequence MIADIWLRLLVTGLFLLSAAQCVYALVTAHENRTWADQTSRVLHLVMAVAMLVMAWPAGMGVPNRPPLVFFLLAAGWFAVLLVVRSGHRVADGYHAVMMLAMAWMYAVMDGRVLPGQCAGTAAEASQPASSMSSMPGMDMSGTTAHAGPMGGCGHPSAWVDAVNWAVTALFGIAALWWGIRYFALRHERPEAPARLWFAVACQAMAAAGMAIMFGVMI; translated from the coding sequence GTGATCGCCGACATCTGGCTCCGGTTGCTCGTCACCGGGCTGTTCCTGCTGAGCGCGGCGCAGTGCGTGTACGCGCTGGTCACGGCCCATGAGAACCGGACGTGGGCCGACCAGACCAGCCGGGTGCTGCACCTGGTGATGGCCGTGGCGATGCTGGTCATGGCGTGGCCGGCCGGGATGGGCGTGCCCAACCGGCCGCCGCTGGTGTTCTTCCTGCTGGCGGCCGGCTGGTTCGCCGTCCTCCTGGTGGTGCGCTCCGGCCATCGGGTGGCCGACGGCTATCACGCCGTGATGATGCTGGCGATGGCGTGGATGTACGCCGTGATGGACGGGCGGGTGCTGCCCGGGCAGTGCGCCGGAACCGCTGCCGAGGCATCGCAGCCGGCGTCCTCGATGTCGTCCATGCCGGGCATGGACATGTCCGGGACGACGGCGCATGCGGGTCCGATGGGTGGCTGTGGGCACCCGTCGGCGTGGGTCGACGCCGTGAACTGGGCGGTCACAGCGTTGTTCGGGATCGCCGCACTGTGGTGGGGCATCCGTTACTTCGCGCTGCGGCACGAGCGCCCCGAGGCCCCGGCTCGCTTGTGGTTCGCCGTGGCGTGTCAGGCCATGGCGGCGGCCGGCATGGCGATCATGTTCGGCGTGATGATCTAG
- a CDS encoding cytochrome c oxidase assembly protein: protein MGSDRAGRLALPLLGYLAAVAALVTYALISGDQRFVATGDSYPGTFTSVAEPVGYFTATIAAAICLGGLLYVVTTARPDSKGVIDPPSFRIHLVLERVSLVWLVASAFMVVVQAATDAGAPALRLLESGRLGEAIGASEMARGWIVATLCAAVVALTLRFSVRWIAMVVLLLPSVIGVLALPVTGNASEGPDHDYTTSAVIVFAVALAVLAGTKIAAVISPPAADLYRRVLIIQVACGTAALIYGVLLLAEQLGPTGLTGSAYGRWAIVAAIALAASWITDAAALRRAKPSRLATCLPAITALAAVSAMAVQTAPRLLHHKYTTWDVFLGYELPDPPNVVRLLTVWRFDTFIGIGAIALAGLYVYAYLKLRRRGDEWPVGRLIAWVVGCAVLLFTSSSGVRAYGSAMFSVHMGEHMTLNMFVPVLLVLGGPVTLALRALPPAGEGAPPGPREWILWLVHSKVTAALSNPIVAFVLFVASLYAVYFTPIFNTLVRYHWGHELMSVHFLLVGYLFYWGIIGIDPGPKRLPFLGRLGLLFAVMPFHAFFGIATMTMTDTIGGPFYKFVGLPWLSSIGADQHLGGAIAWGSSELPVILVVIALVAQWARQDRRAASRADRHADADYGDGDDDLDAYNAMLRELARQRGQQ, encoded by the coding sequence ATGGGCTCGGACCGGGCCGGCAGACTAGCGCTGCCACTGTTGGGTTATCTGGCCGCGGTCGCCGCCTTGGTCACCTACGCGCTCATCTCGGGCGACCAACGCTTCGTCGCCACGGGCGACAGCTACCCCGGCACGTTCACCTCTGTGGCCGAACCGGTCGGCTACTTCACGGCCACCATCGCCGCCGCGATCTGCCTCGGTGGACTGCTATACGTCGTCACCACCGCGCGACCCGACTCCAAGGGCGTCATCGACCCGCCGTCGTTCCGTATTCACCTTGTGCTGGAACGGGTTTCACTGGTCTGGCTGGTGGCCTCTGCGTTCATGGTCGTGGTGCAGGCGGCGACCGACGCCGGCGCCCCGGCACTGCGACTGCTGGAAAGTGGCCGCCTCGGTGAGGCCATCGGCGCGTCCGAGATGGCCCGCGGCTGGATCGTCGCCACCCTGTGCGCCGCGGTCGTGGCGCTGACGCTGCGGTTCAGCGTGCGGTGGATCGCCATGGTCGTGCTGTTGCTGCCGAGCGTGATCGGCGTCCTGGCGCTGCCGGTGACCGGCAACGCCAGCGAAGGGCCTGACCACGACTACACGACCAGTGCGGTCATCGTGTTCGCGGTGGCGCTGGCGGTGCTGGCCGGCACCAAGATCGCAGCCGTCATCAGCCCGCCGGCCGCCGACCTCTACCGCCGCGTACTCATCATCCAGGTGGCCTGCGGCACCGCGGCCCTGATCTACGGCGTGCTGCTGCTCGCCGAACAACTCGGCCCCACCGGGCTGACCGGCAGCGCCTACGGGCGGTGGGCCATCGTCGCCGCGATCGCGCTGGCCGCGTCGTGGATCACCGATGCCGCGGCACTGCGCCGCGCCAAGCCGTCCCGGCTGGCCACCTGCCTGCCCGCGATCACCGCGCTCGCCGCGGTGTCCGCCATGGCGGTGCAGACCGCGCCGCGCCTGTTGCACCACAAGTACACGACCTGGGACGTCTTCCTCGGGTACGAGCTGCCCGACCCGCCGAATGTGGTTCGGCTGCTGACGGTCTGGCGGTTCGACACGTTCATCGGCATCGGCGCGATCGCGCTCGCCGGGCTGTATGTCTACGCCTACCTGAAGCTACGGCGCCGCGGCGACGAGTGGCCGGTGGGCCGCCTGATCGCCTGGGTGGTTGGTTGTGCGGTACTGCTTTTCACCAGCAGCTCGGGCGTGCGGGCCTACGGCTCGGCGATGTTCAGCGTGCACATGGGCGAGCACATGACGCTCAACATGTTCGTCCCGGTGCTGCTGGTGCTGGGCGGGCCGGTGACCCTGGCGCTGCGCGCCCTGCCCCCGGCCGGCGAGGGCGCCCCGCCCGGACCCCGCGAATGGATCCTGTGGCTGGTGCACTCGAAAGTGACGGCCGCCCTGTCGAATCCGATCGTGGCGTTCGTGCTGTTCGTCGCGTCGCTGTACGCGGTGTACTTCACCCCGATCTTCAACACGCTCGTCCGCTACCACTGGGGCCACGAGTTGATGAGCGTGCACTTCCTGCTGGTCGGCTACCTCTTCTACTGGGGCATCATCGGCATCGACCCGGGCCCGAAGCGCCTGCCGTTCCTGGGCCGGCTCGGATTGTTGTTCGCGGTCATGCCTTTTCACGCGTTCTTCGGTATCGCGACCATGACCATGACCGACACCATCGGCGGGCCGTTCTACAAGTTCGTCGGCCTGCCTTGGCTGTCCAGCATCGGCGCCGACCAGCACCTCGGTGGCGCCATCGCGTGGGGTTCGAGCGAACTGCCGGTGATCCTGGTGGTCATCGCCCTGGTGGCGCAGTGGGCGCGGCAGGATCGCCGCGCGGCCTCCCGCGCCGATCGGCACGCCGACGCTGACTACGGCGACGGCGACGACGACCTGGATGCCTACAACGCCATGCTGCGTGAGCTGGCCCGCCAGCGCGGCCAGCAGTAA